In a genomic window of Quercus lobata isolate SW786 chromosome 4, ValleyOak3.0 Primary Assembly, whole genome shotgun sequence:
- the LOC115983541 gene encoding male-cone protein 1-like — translation MAMYFNTNIFLLAFFAITVILSSSNNVVGQDCQNDVQGLISQCASYVKKDGPKIKPSPQCCDVIKKADIPCVCKRMTAEIEKTIDMEKVVFVAKTCGKPLAPGSKCGAFNVPPAAYIG, via the exons ATGGCAATGTACTTCAATACTAACATCTTCCTTTTAGCTTTCTTCGCCATTACTGTGATTCTGTCCTCTAGTAACAATGTTGTTGGCCAAGATTGTCAAAATGATGTGCAGGGTTTGATCTCTCAATGTGCTTCTTACGTTAAAAAGGATGGTCCAAAGATAAAACCATCTCCACAATGCTGCGATGTTATCAAGAAAGCAGACATTCCATGCGTGTGCAAGCGAATGACCGCGGAGATTGAGAAGACGATTGACATGGAAAAAGTGGTCTTTGTAGCAAAGACTTGTGGCAAGCCACTGGCCCCTGGTTCTAAGTGTGGAG CTTTCAATGTCCCACCTGCAGCGTATATTGGATGA